The Saccharomonospora glauca K62 genome has a segment encoding these proteins:
- a CDS encoding S1 family peptidase yields MNRKTAARLIASVTLAAGTAVAFTLPATAAPATEVSTTAADPVIQAMQRDLGLTKAEAEQRLRSEAEAREVHKAVTKELGADFAGAHYDAALGKLVVGVTDTADFAEVRAAGAEPRLVEHTVAELEKAAKALDAKESSAPDAVTGWYVDVEANSVVVTTAMGTAEQAERFVTRAGVDADVVDVVESTESPRTFMDIIGGNAYYIGTGARCSVGFAVQGGFVTAGHCGSTGATTSSPSGRFAGSSFPGNDYAYVQTGSGDTPRGLVNMYNGSARVVSGSTVAPVGSSVCRSGSTTGWHCGTIQATNQTVRYAEGTVSGLTRTNVCAEPGDSGGSFISGNQAQGMTSGGSGNCTWGGTTYFQPVNEVLNAYNLRLVTGG; encoded by the coding sequence ATGAATCGTAAAACCGCGGCACGCTTGATCGCGTCCGTGACGTTGGCAGCGGGAACGGCCGTGGCGTTCACCCTGCCCGCGACCGCCGCGCCCGCGACGGAGGTTTCGACCACCGCGGCCGACCCGGTGATCCAAGCCATGCAGCGCGACCTCGGCCTCACCAAGGCGGAGGCCGAGCAGCGCCTGCGCAGCGAGGCCGAGGCCCGTGAGGTCCACAAGGCCGTGACCAAGGAGCTCGGAGCCGACTTCGCCGGTGCTCACTACGACGCCGCGCTGGGCAAGCTCGTCGTGGGTGTGACCGACACCGCCGACTTCGCCGAGGTGCGGGCGGCGGGCGCCGAGCCGCGGCTGGTCGAGCACACCGTCGCCGAGCTGGAGAAGGCCGCGAAGGCGCTTGACGCGAAGGAGAGCAGCGCTCCCGACGCGGTCACCGGCTGGTACGTGGACGTGGAGGCCAACTCGGTCGTGGTGACCACCGCCATGGGCACCGCCGAGCAGGCCGAGCGTTTCGTGACTCGCGCGGGCGTGGACGCCGACGTCGTGGACGTCGTGGAGTCCACGGAGTCGCCGCGGACGTTCATGGACATCATCGGTGGCAACGCCTACTACATCGGCACCGGCGCCCGCTGCTCGGTCGGGTTCGCGGTGCAGGGCGGGTTTGTGACCGCGGGCCACTGCGGCTCCACCGGCGCCACCACCTCCTCGCCCTCGGGCCGCTTCGCCGGGTCGTCGTTCCCCGGCAACGACTACGCCTACGTCCAGACCGGCTCGGGCGACACGCCGCGCGGGCTGGTGAACATGTACAACGGCAGCGCCCGAGTCGTGTCCGGTTCGACCGTGGCTCCGGTCGGCTCGTCGGTGTGCCGGTCGGGCTCGACCACGGGCTGGCACTGCGGCACGATCCAGGCCACGAACCAGACCGTGCGGTACGCGGAGGGCACCGTCAGCGGCCTGACCCGCACGAACGTGTGCGCGGAGCCGGGTGACTCCGGTGGTTCGTTCATCTCGGGCAACCAGGCCCAGGGCATGACGTCCGGCGGCTCCGGTAACTGCACCTGGGGCGGCACGACGTACTTCCAGCCCGTCAACGAGGTCCTCAACGCCTACAACCTGAGGCTGGTCACGGGCGGCTGA
- a CDS encoding aldo/keto reductase encodes MTQVPNITLNTGAAMPQLGFGVFQVPPDQVVEPVVEALRAGYRSIDTAAVYGNEEGVGRAIAESGVAREDLFVTTKVWNDRQGYDSTLAAFDESLARLGLDYVDLYLIHWPAPAQDRYVETWKAMEKLHSEGRAKAIGVSNFQVSHLRRLLDETDVVPAVNQIELHPRLQQEELRAFHAEHGIATEAWSPLGQGKGLLDDATLASLAEKYGRSPAQIVLRWHVQLGNITIPKSVTPSRIRENIQVFDFELSDEDMATLKGLETGVRVGPDPDNFG; translated from the coding sequence ATGACACAGGTTCCCAACATCACCCTCAACACCGGCGCCGCGATGCCGCAGCTGGGGTTCGGCGTTTTCCAGGTGCCGCCCGACCAGGTGGTCGAGCCGGTGGTGGAAGCGCTGCGGGCCGGCTACCGCAGCATCGACACCGCCGCGGTGTACGGCAACGAGGAGGGTGTCGGACGGGCCATCGCCGAGTCGGGAGTCGCCAGGGAGGACCTCTTCGTCACCACCAAGGTCTGGAACGACCGGCAGGGCTATGACAGCACGCTCGCGGCGTTCGACGAGAGTCTGGCTCGGTTGGGCCTCGACTACGTCGACCTGTACCTGATCCACTGGCCCGCCCCGGCGCAGGACCGCTACGTGGAGACGTGGAAGGCGATGGAGAAGCTGCACTCCGAGGGCCGCGCCAAGGCCATCGGGGTGTCGAACTTCCAGGTCTCGCACCTGCGTCGGCTGCTCGACGAGACCGACGTGGTGCCCGCGGTGAACCAGATCGAACTGCACCCGCGCCTGCAGCAGGAGGAGTTGCGGGCGTTCCACGCCGAGCACGGTATCGCCACGGAGGCGTGGAGCCCGCTCGGTCAGGGCAAGGGTCTGCTCGACGACGCCACGTTGGCCTCGCTGGCCGAGAAGTACGGCCGGTCCCCGGCGCAGATCGTGCTGCGCTGGCACGTGCAGCTGGGCAACATCACGATTCCGAAGTCGGTGACGCCGTCCCGGATCAGGGAGAACATCCAGGTGTTCGACTTCGAGTTGTCCGACGAGGACATGGCCACCCTCAAGGGGCTGGAGACCGGTGTCCGGGTGGGTCCGGACCCCGACAACTTCGGCTGA
- a CDS encoding IclR family transcriptional regulator, with protein sequence MKGSFTTGVGVLDRSVAILDCVESHPMGTSELARTLGLTVSTTHRLVSALTAHGLLRRDADGRFHPGPRFATSTLATIARPVLEELRDSSGECVQLWVRRADHRLCVVGVECGEELRASQPEGSLLPLSHGGSAARVLLGEGDPAGHGWVESLQGRAPGVGSVSAPVHLHGDVVAAVCLSAPIQRLDPSPGARYGERVVAAATRIESALT encoded by the coding sequence GTGAAGGGCTCGTTCACCACCGGGGTCGGTGTCCTGGACCGGTCGGTGGCGATCCTGGACTGCGTCGAAAGCCACCCCATGGGAACCAGCGAACTGGCCAGGACGCTGGGGCTCACGGTCTCCACCACCCACCGACTGGTCTCGGCGCTGACGGCGCACGGACTGCTGCGCCGCGACGCCGACGGCCGATTCCACCCCGGACCGCGTTTCGCCACCTCGACGCTGGCCACGATCGCCCGCCCCGTGTTGGAGGAGCTGCGTGACTCCTCGGGGGAATGCGTGCAACTGTGGGTGCGGCGCGCCGATCACCGGTTGTGCGTGGTGGGCGTCGAATGCGGTGAGGAACTGCGGGCCAGCCAACCGGAAGGCAGTCTGCTGCCGCTGTCGCACGGCGGTTCCGCCGCGCGGGTGCTGTTGGGCGAGGGCGATCCCGCCGGGCACGGCTGGGTGGAGAGTCTGCAGGGCCGCGCACCGGGGGTGGGCTCGGTGAGCGCGCCCGTGCACCTGCACGGCGACGTCGTCGCGGCGGTGTGTCTGTCGGCGCCGATCCAACGCCTCGATCCCAGCCCCGGCGCGCGGTACGGGGAGCGGGTGGTCGCCGCCGCCACCCGCATCGAGTCCGCGCTGACCTGA
- a CDS encoding hydroxymethylglutaryl-CoA lyase has product MVLITEVSLRDGLQIEPVVVPTEAKIRFGQRLVAAGFTSLEVGAFVNPARVPTMADTAEVLAGLGDQRADCHTLVLNERGAERAVAAGARRVRLVMSASEGHSKANSGADTGEVMRRLAAAAAVLREAGIRMEGCVATAFVCPFDGDTPVERVVRVARHYADLGVEVLHLADTIGAASPGDVTRALDAVGEVFPIERIGLHLHNTYGMAAANAWVAYERGVRRFDAALGGLGGCPFAPGATGNVAADDLIHLFHREGVDTGIDVTRLPALRDELAELVGHALPSALAAVPAAPAPVRSRS; this is encoded by the coding sequence ATGGTGCTCATCACCGAGGTGTCCCTGCGGGATGGGTTGCAGATCGAACCCGTCGTCGTGCCCACCGAGGCCAAGATCCGGTTCGGGCAGCGCCTGGTCGCCGCGGGATTCACCAGCCTGGAGGTCGGGGCGTTCGTCAACCCGGCCCGCGTGCCGACGATGGCCGACACCGCCGAGGTCCTCGCCGGTCTGGGCGACCAGCGAGCCGACTGTCACACGCTGGTGCTCAACGAACGCGGGGCCGAACGCGCCGTGGCGGCGGGGGCGCGTCGGGTGCGGCTGGTCATGTCGGCCAGTGAGGGCCACAGCAAGGCGAACTCCGGCGCGGACACCGGCGAGGTGATGCGCCGGCTGGCCGCGGCCGCCGCGGTGCTGCGCGAGGCCGGGATTCGCATGGAGGGCTGTGTCGCCACGGCGTTCGTCTGCCCGTTCGACGGAGACACCCCCGTCGAACGAGTGGTGCGGGTGGCCCGCCACTACGCCGACCTCGGGGTGGAGGTGCTGCACCTGGCCGACACCATCGGCGCCGCCTCACCCGGTGACGTCACGCGCGCGCTCGACGCCGTGGGCGAGGTGTTCCCGATCGAGCGGATCGGTCTGCACCTGCACAACACCTACGGCATGGCGGCGGCCAACGCGTGGGTCGCCTACGAGCGCGGGGTGCGCCGGTTCGACGCCGCCCTCGGCGGGCTCGGTGGCTGCCCGTTCGCGCCCGGCGCCACCGGCAACGTCGCCGCGGACGACCTGATCCATCTGTTCCACCGGGAAGGCGTCGACACCGGTATCGACGTCACGCGGCTTCCGGCGTTGCGGGACGAGCTCGCCGAACTGGTCGGACACGCGCTGCCGTCGGCGCTGGCGGCGGTGCCCGCCGCCCCGGCACCGGTGCGGAGCCGGTCGTGA
- a CDS encoding CaiB/BaiF CoA transferase family protein, translating into MTRSPHGPLTGVKVVELGNFIAAPTAGRILAEFGADVVKVERPGTGDELRTWRLHGGDVSLLFRTMARNKRSMTLDLRSPKGQEIARRLVAGADIVLENFRPGTLERWNLGPDEIRRLNPDVVFVRISGFGQTGPYRDRPGFGGVAEAMGGLRHLTGYPGLPPVRTGVSLADSVAGLYAVIGALLGLLRRRAGDGGDTVDVALYEAVYSLLESSVPDYDAFGVTRQPTGPTIPGVVPSNTYLCADDRYVVIGGNNNAIFDRLMRLIGRADLADDPELATNVGRVRRAEEIDDAINAWTRQRNSRDVLAALEDASVPSGPIYDIADIVADEHFAARGMHERHRVRIEGDETREVLFPGVVPKLSENPGRTRWLGPELGEHTEEVLAELGYSAAETAELRAEGVI; encoded by the coding sequence ATGACGCGCAGCCCCCACGGCCCGTTGACCGGGGTCAAGGTGGTGGAACTCGGGAACTTCATCGCGGCCCCGACGGCGGGACGGATCCTCGCCGAATTCGGAGCGGACGTCGTCAAGGTCGAACGCCCCGGAACGGGCGACGAATTGCGCACCTGGCGGTTGCACGGCGGTGACGTGTCACTGCTTTTCCGCACGATGGCCCGCAACAAACGTTCCATGACACTCGATCTGCGGTCCCCGAAAGGCCAGGAGATCGCCCGCCGACTCGTCGCGGGCGCGGACATCGTGCTGGAGAACTTCCGCCCCGGAACCCTGGAGCGCTGGAACCTCGGCCCCGACGAGATCCGGCGCCTCAACCCCGACGTCGTGTTCGTGCGGATCTCCGGGTTCGGGCAGACCGGCCCCTACCGCGACCGGCCCGGATTCGGGGGAGTGGCCGAGGCCATGGGAGGACTCCGCCACCTCACCGGCTATCCCGGACTGCCCCCGGTACGCACCGGAGTGAGCCTGGCGGACTCGGTGGCGGGCCTGTACGCCGTGATCGGCGCCCTGCTCGGACTGCTGCGCCGACGCGCCGGCGACGGCGGCGACACCGTCGACGTCGCCCTGTACGAGGCGGTGTACTCGCTGCTGGAGTCGTCGGTCCCCGACTACGACGCGTTCGGCGTCACCCGGCAGCCCACGGGCCCGACGATCCCCGGTGTGGTGCCGTCGAACACCTATCTGTGCGCCGACGACCGCTACGTGGTGATCGGCGGGAACAACAACGCCATCTTCGACCGTCTCATGCGGCTGATCGGCCGGGCGGACCTCGCCGACGACCCGGAGCTGGCCACCAACGTGGGCCGGGTGCGGCGCGCCGAGGAGATCGACGACGCCATCAACGCGTGGACGCGGCAGCGGAACAGCCGGGACGTCCTCGCCGCGCTCGAGGACGCCTCCGTCCCCAGTGGACCCATTTACGACATCGCCGACATCGTGGCCGACGAGCACTTCGCGGCCAGGGGAATGCACGAACGTCACCGGGTGCGCATCGAGGGCGACGAGACTCGCGAGGTGCTCTTCCCCGGCGTGGTGCCGAAGCTGAGCGAGAATCCGGGGCGGACCCGGTGGCTGGGACCCGAGCTCGGGGAGCACACCGAGGAGGTGCTCGCGGAACTGGGTTACTCCGCGGCCGAAACCGCCGAGCTGCGTGCCGAGGGAGTGATCTGA